In Bradyrhizobium paxllaeri, the genomic stretch TACGACGCGCACCAGAAAAACGTCGCCAAGCTCCGGGCGATGGAGAAGCAGATCCAGAACGACACCGTCGAACCATCGGAGGACGCGCCGCCGCCGACCGCGGCCGGCACGCCGGCCGATACCAACCCGACCGCGACCACGCCGCGGCCGGGAGGGCAGAAAAAGCCGCCGCGTCCGGCAACACCCCCGGCGCCTGCGACGGCGCCCGCACCGGGCCGCCAAGGCGCCGCGCAGTCGACCACGACGCCACCGGTGGTTCAGCGCTGAGGCCCGGCAGGTTGTGCAGGTGTTCCGGCGACCGTCGGAACGCAATTCCACTTTGGCGGAAATCGGCTTAAGGTCGCGCCGTCCCTATCGAGTCTCGAAATCCCTGGAGAATGTTACGCGATGGCGCTATCGAGCATGACCGGTTTTGCCCGGAGCCACGGCGCCAGCGGCCCCTATACGTTCGAGTGGGAATTGAAGTCGGTCAATGCCAAGGGCTTTGACCTGCGGTTGCGCCTGCCGCCCGGCTGGGACGAACTGGAAGCGCTGGCCAAGAAGCGCGCCGGCGAGGTGCTGTCGCGGGGCACGGTCTACGCCAATCTCAACGTCAAGCGCGCCAACGCGGTCTCGACCGTGCGCATCAATGAGGATGTGCTCGCTTCCGTCGTGAAGGTCGCAGGCGAACTCGCCGCCCGGATTGACGCGGTGGCGCCCAGCATCGACGGGCTGCTCGGCATCAAGGGCGTCATCGAGGTCGTCGAGCCCGAAAGCGACGAGGCGGAAGACAAGGCGGCGAGGGAGGCGGCAGCCATGGCCTTCGAGCAGGCGCTCGGCAACCTCGTCGAGATGCGCTGCCGCGAAGGCGCGACGCTCGGCCAAATCCTCAACCAGCGCATGGATGAGATCGAGAGGCTGGCGAAAAAAGCCGAGGCCGCGCCCGGCCGCAAGCCGGAGGCGATCAGGGCGCGTCTGGCCGAGCAGGTGGCGGCGCTATTGGAGACTTCCGAACGCTTCGACGCTGACCGGCTCAATCAGGAAGCGATCCTGATCGCGACCAAGGCCGACATTCGCGAGGAACTCGACCGCATCGCCTCGCATGTCGCGCAGGCGCGCGAGATGATCGGCAAGGGCGGACCGGTCGGGCGGCGGCTCGACTTCCTGGCCCAGGAATTCAACCGCGAGGTCAACACCTGCTGCTCCAAGTCGAACGACCTGGAATTGACCCAGACCGGGCTCGAGATGAAGAACGTGGTCGAGCAATTCCGCGAGCAGGTCCAGAATCTGGAGTGACCGATGACGGCTGGTGGTTTCGACGGGGTTGAGCGGCGCGGGCTGATGTTCGTGCTGTCGTCGCCGTCTGGCGCGGGCAAGACGACGCTGTCGCGTATGCTGCTTGAGCGCGAGCCGGGGCTGAAGATGTCGGTCTCGGCGACGACGCGCGCGATGCGGCCGGGCGAGGTCGAGGGACGCGACTATTTCTTCGTCGATAAGCCGAAATTCGAGAAAATGGTGGAGCAGGGCGAACTGCTCGAATGGGCGACCGTATTCGACAATCTCTACGGCACGCCGCGTGAACCGGTCGAAGCGGCATTGTCGGCGGGGCAGGACGTTTTGTTCGACATAGACTGGCAAGGCACCCAGCAACTGCATCAGAAGGCGAGCGTCGATGTCGTCCGCGTCTTCATCCTGCCGCCGTCCGCCGCTGATCTGGAGAAGCGGCTGCACACGCGGGCGCAGGATTCGGACGAGGTGATTCGCGGGCGCATGAGCCGGGCCACGCACGAACTCAGCCATTGGGCGGAATACGACTATATCGTCGTCAACCAGAACGTCGATGACGCCTTTGCCGAGGTGCAATCGATCCTCAAGGCGGAGCGGCTCAAGCGTGAGCGCCGCACCGGTCTCACCGAGTTCGTTCGCAAGCTGCAGGGGCAGCTGGAAAAATAGCCGCCGCTTCCGTTTCGGTCAGGTCTGCGCGCTGCGGGCGAGGCGGGCCAGCATTTCCGTCATCTGCTGTTCGCGATCGCGATCCTGCGGCGCCGGTCGCCGCTCCTGAGGGGCGCGCACGCGCTCCTGTGGCGCGTATGATTGGGGCGCGCGCGGCCGTTCGCGGGGCACGCGCGCTGCTCGTTCCTGCGGAACGTGCGTATTGTGCACAGCGGCGACGGGGCGGCGCAGCCGGGCGTCTTCGTCTTGGAACATCGGCTGGGCTGAGGGCTGGGGCGCGCGCCTGGTGCGGGCGGAATCCCACATCTTGCGCCGCTTCTTGCGCATGGCGCGGCGAGCGCGCATGCGGCCGATCCTCACCATCGCGCTGACGATGATGCCGGCGAGCGCGAGCGCGGCGGCGATGACGAGAAGCAGCATCTGCAGCGACGCCGTCGGCTTTGCCGTCGTCACCGGTTCTGCCGGGGCGGGCGTGATCTGATCCACGGCGGGCTGCTGCACTTCCGCAGCCGGAGCCGGCGGCGGCTGGGTTGTTGCGGGCGTCGCGGCGGCGGCCACCTGGAGCGCGGCCGGCGTGGTCGAAACGCTCGCGGCGGTCGGCGCATCGTTCCAGCGCATCGACGACAGCGGCGACGGCGCCAGCACGTTCGGCATGCTAGCGCGTTGGCTGTTCTCGGCGAGCACCGTGCCGGTCGATCGCGGATCGGCCTTGGCGGGCTCGGCGCGGGGCGGCTGGGACACCCATTCGGCGCGGGCGTCGGAGACCGATTTGCGTGCAGCCGGCTGCGGTGCCTCTGCGGCGGCCGAAGACGGCGCAGGTGCCGACGCAGGCGGCGCGGCGCGGGCGAACTTGTCGTCGGCCTTGTCGCTCTCCTCGCGCAGATACCAGCACTGGCGCTTGGTCGTGCGATCGATGCGATAGTACCAATGGCTGCCGGCGGGCGTTGCGCCCTTCGGCGACGACAGGCAGTTATCGGCCGCGGCTTGCGCGACTTGCGTTGAGGTTTCCGCCGCCTGTTCCGCCGATTGGGCCCGGAGATCCGTCACAGTGGCCAGATTGGTTGCTGCCACAATGCCGGCAACGAATACCGGGACGGATTTCACGGAACGGTACGACATCGATAACCCCGGCAACGCTTACGCAACGCGACGCTTGATGCACCCAATCTGGTCACAGACTTGGGTCGCAATGAGCCGCAATTTCGGAGCGGTTGGGGTTTAATTGCGGCTTGCGCGCTGCCTCAATCGAGGCGAGCTAAGGTCATGAAAAACCGGTGGAAAACTGGCTTCTATTGTTTAGAAGCCGTCCAACGACCGGTACATCCGTCCGACCGCGTGAACGAGCCGGAGCCACTGCGGCCGGAGAAGCGCCCGGTGCTGGTCCAGCTCAAGCCCTGGACCGATCCGCCGCTCCGCGTCGCGCCATTGGCGCTGACCGATCCGGAGCTCAATTCGCCGGAAATTCTGCCCCCGGAGATGACGAATCGCTCGGTCGCGCTGCCGCACGGCGTGCCCACGGCCACGGAAACCCAGGAGCCGTCGAAATTACCGCCGCCACCGCTTCCACCTCCACCGCCGCTTTTTCCCGATGCCCGGCGCGGCTCGTCGGATTCGGACTTGGCGCGGCGCGCCGGCTTGGAGGGTTCGACGGTGCGCGGGGCCTCGCGCGAGCCGGACAGCGATTTCTCGTCATTGCCGATGCTGCCGCCGGCGCTGCCGGATTGCGCTACCGCCGCGCCACCGATAGCGACGAGAATCGCGAAGGAGAGGAGGCCTGTTCGGAGCGAATGGTGAGCCGGGTATTTCATCATGAACTGTTCCAATATTTCCCGGCTGCGGTGAGCAGCCGCGCTATTGCTTGGACGCTGTCCATCGGCCGCTGCATCCATCGGATTGCCTGAAAGTCCCGGAGCCGCTTCGGCCGGAAAGTCGACCGACGCTGGTAGCGGTGACGCCGCTGGAAGTGTTGATCGCGCTGACTGCGCCGTTCGGGCTGACCCGTCCGCTCACACCTTGGCCGATGATTCTGCCGCTGCTGACCACGACCGCGTTGCGGCTGCTGCCGGAGCAGGTGGTGCCTACGCTGTTGACGACCCACGCGCCGTCGAAACTGCCAACACCTCTACCGCTGCCCTGCGAAGCGCGGCGCGGCTCGTCTGCCTCGGGCTTGCTGCGTCGTGCGGGCTTTTCCGATTCAGTTGCGCGAGGCGGTTCGCGCGAACCGGACAGCGATTTTTCGTCGTTGCCGATACTGCCGCCGGCGCTGCCGGATTGCGCGGGGCCGGCGCCGAATGCAGCCGAGGCCAACATGGCGAAGAAGACAATCCGGATCGAGCGGTGGACGGCAATTCGCATAAGCAGATGTTTCCAACAACTTGAGTGTAAATCCTAGCGGCCCGATCCATCCGCACAGACCGCGCCAATAATACGGCAGGATTTGCCGGCCTTGCCGCACTCGTCAAGCGCGGCGTCCTTCGCACGCTGCACGCTGTCGCGCTGGACCAGCGACCATGATTTGTCCGAGATCGCGAATGCGCCGCACCGCGCCCCGTAAAAGCTCAACTCCATCGGACATTTGCTGGTGCCGCAATTCTTCAGCGCGTCGTCGATCGCAGCCCGCCGCGACGAATGATTCCAGGACATGCCCCATTTGTCGCTGTCGGGCCCGTAGACGATCGAGCCCCACGGTTTCAGGTCTTCCATCTTGCGCAGCCGCGTCAGCACGCCTTCGGTGGCGTCGCCGGTCGGCGTCATCTTCACCTTCTCCTGAAACCTGGAGATCGCAACGCGCATGCCGTTCTTGCTGTCGAGCGGTTCCGGATCGTAATTGAGCTCGAACAGGCGATCGCTCAATTCACGCAGCAGAATGGGATCCTTGATCGGCGTGCGATCGGGATCTGGTCGCAACGTTGAGGTCAGCGGTTGGGGCTGCGGCGCGACGGCGACCTGCTGCGGTGCCGGAGCAGGGGGCACGAAATAGAAATTGCCGTCGATCGGCGAGGAGGAGACCCAGGGCTGCTGCGATCCGCCGGTCTGGCGTTTCACGGCAAGGCCGACCTGGTTGAAGGTTTGAAAAATGTCGAGCCCGGCCTGCTTGATCGTCGAGGCAAGTGCCTTCGTATAGGGGCTGTGACCGTCGGTGCCGTCGAGCGCGACATTGCCGGGCTGTGTCGCATAGGAGATCAGCGTGCCCTCGGGCGCGCGCATCTGCGCCAGACCGCCGTCGGAGGCGCGCAAGCCGCGCGCGCCGAACGGATTGTTCCGGCAGGCATCGAGGATCACCATGTTGAGCCGCGTGCCCGAGCCCTGCATCTGCCGCAGCACGAGATTGACGTCGACCATTTGGAAATCGACATCGGCCTCGCGCACAGGGTTGGCGCTGACCGGGACCAGATAGTTCGAGCCGGAGACCTGCACGCCGTGGCCGGCGTAATAGAACAGCGCGACGTCGGCGCCCTGTACCTGGCGGCCGAAATTCTGCACGGCCAAATCCATCGCGGGCTTGTCGAGATCGAGCTGGGCGCGACCGCCGATCAGCGTGAAGCCGAGACCTGCCAGCGTCTCCGCCATCAGCGCCGCATCGTTGCGCGGGTTATCGAGCCGCGTCACGTTTTGATAGGCGGAGTTGCCGATGACGAGCGCGACGCGCTTTTCGGCGGCGGCGGGCGTAGCGAAGAGCAGGGCGGCCAACAGCGCCAGCGCCCAATACCTCCAGCTACCCCCAATGGCCCCGCACATCTCTAATAAAACCTCATAATGAAATGCCGACAGGTTATCAGGCGGCGCGCTGCCCGAAAAGCAGCGCGGCGTTGCAAACCGGATGCCCGGAAGGGGTATGCCGGTGCTCTGCTGCGCGTCGTGCTGTTTTCGACAGGTGTGGCCGGCATCGGATACGACATCGCGATCTCGCGGCGCGTCGCGCCCGAAGTTATGCCTCGACGATACCCTCGAAAACAGAGGGCGCAGGGAAAGCCGGGTGCCCATGACACCCGCAGTCGTGCGCACAACAATGCACACGGCAGACCGCAGGTGCGCCGGAACACCCAGCTTTCCCTGCGCGATGGTTTTAACGGCTTATGCCGCGTTCTCCCCGGAGCCGAATTCCTCTGGCCTCCGTCGCCGACGGATTGACGATTGATCGAAAGCCCGGTCGGGCCCGACAATCTCCATCGGCTTGACACCAGCAACGGGTGCCAGGACTGCGCGGTTTTGCCGTCCACGGCTTCCCCGGACCGAAGCGCTCCAACCGGCCCGCATGCTGCCGGAAGAAGTTTTCGCCGAGGCGTTTAAGCGCCGGTCGTCTGCGCGCGACGTCCGCTCACGGAAGAACCGCCCTGCGAACCCATCGCGCGCCCGAACGCTGCCGCGTCCACCGCCACCCGCCCCAACGTTCGTGACGCTGGCCAACGCCCCTCTGTATCGAGGACGGGATAGCGGGAGTTGTAGGATTGATTTGGGTGCCGCGTTAAGCGAAAAATTTTGAGTGGGGGTGGAATAAGTTTCTTGCCAGGAGGGGCAAATCAGTGATTGGGGCGGCACCAGCGAAAATCGCGCGAGCGCACGGAAAATGTATTGAGTGAACTAGCCATAATTCCTGCATTGTGTAGTTGCGTCTGACGAAGTCCCTCTGCTACAGATTGTCTGCGGATTAATTTGCTGCCAAGGCATTTTATTTGGAGATTTGGTGTGAGGCTATTTGCCTGTTTGATCGTCGTTTCCTTCATTTTCGGTTTGTCACCCGCAAGCGCAGGATGCACCGATAGTTGGGAGGCTTTCGGAAACTGTGTAATCAGCGGTCCAAGCGCCGGCCAGGGAATGCCGGAAGATCGCAGATTGATGTCTATCAGTCATTCATCGCGGACACCGATGAATAAGAGTGACATGTACGGCGTGACTATTCAGTGCAGTGTCAGCGACGTTACCAACAACGTTGGTTGGAATCCCTTCGTTGCCGAGAATCTCGTTACAAGTCACGTCGTGGCATTGACCACAAGCAAGCTCGCGCAAGCCGACCTACCGACCGTCGACAAATCTCGCGCTACGATCACCGTCTTTTCGGTGGCTGGTGACGATCGGTCGCGAAAGGTCTTTTTGAATAAGAACTGCAGATCCCACTTCCTGGTTTCCGGAAGGGAAGCCTTATTTCTTGCCGCCACGGCAAACCAAACGACAACCAATACGCCTGGGCCTCTCACGCGAATAATCTATGAAGCAATCCAGGTTGCCATACCTATTCTTCCCTTGATCAAGGGTACCTCACTCGCCAGCACGATTGTGGGTGATGTCGCGAAGACAGAAGACCCGTTGAAGAAGGTGATTGCCGAGTTGGACAAGGGGCGTACATACACAAAGTCAGACGATCTTTTCGTCGGCGATAACATTATCCGGACACCATATAGTCGGGTGAACGTTCGTGTCTCAAAGATCAAATCGTTGCTCGACCCTCCCAATGCTGACTTCTTGAAGATATTCGAAGACGCCACCGATGCGGCGCAAGCATCGCTGGCTCTGAGCGCTGCCGCGGCTCCGGGCCAGAAATGTGGGGAATTTTCAACCGGATTGAAGGGGCGCAATTTCTCGCCGTCTGATATTGCATATGCTCTTGTGCTTGCGTCACAGGCCGCAAACTTGACGCGTACCAATACGCTCGAATGCATGTCCTCGCGCTATGCTCTTCA encodes the following:
- a CDS encoding YicC/YloC family endoribonuclease, with amino-acid sequence MALSSMTGFARSHGASGPYTFEWELKSVNAKGFDLRLRLPPGWDELEALAKKRAGEVLSRGTVYANLNVKRANAVSTVRINEDVLASVVKVAGELAARIDAVAPSIDGLLGIKGVIEVVEPESDEAEDKAAREAAAMAFEQALGNLVEMRCREGATLGQILNQRMDEIERLAKKAEAAPGRKPEAIRARLAEQVAALLETSERFDADRLNQEAILIATKADIREELDRIASHVAQAREMIGKGGPVGRRLDFLAQEFNREVNTCCSKSNDLELTQTGLEMKNVVEQFREQVQNLE
- the gmk gene encoding guanylate kinase gives rise to the protein MTAGGFDGVERRGLMFVLSSPSGAGKTTLSRMLLEREPGLKMSVSATTRAMRPGEVEGRDYFFVDKPKFEKMVEQGELLEWATVFDNLYGTPREPVEAALSAGQDVLFDIDWQGTQQLHQKASVDVVRVFILPPSAADLEKRLHTRAQDSDEVIRGRMSRATHELSHWAEYDYIVVNQNVDDAFAEVQSILKAERLKRERRTGLTEFVRKLQGQLEK
- a CDS encoding caspase family protein codes for the protein MCGAIGGSWRYWALALLAALLFATPAAAEKRVALVIGNSAYQNVTRLDNPRNDAALMAETLAGLGFTLIGGRAQLDLDKPAMDLAVQNFGRQVQGADVALFYYAGHGVQVSGSNYLVPVSANPVREADVDFQMVDVNLVLRQMQGSGTRLNMVILDACRNNPFGARGLRASDGGLAQMRAPEGTLISYATQPGNVALDGTDGHSPYTKALASTIKQAGLDIFQTFNQVGLAVKRQTGGSQQPWVSSSPIDGNFYFVPPAPAPQQVAVAPQPQPLTSTLRPDPDRTPIKDPILLRELSDRLFELNYDPEPLDSKNGMRVAISRFQEKVKMTPTGDATEGVLTRLRKMEDLKPWGSIVYGPDSDKWGMSWNHSSRRAAIDDALKNCGTSKCPMELSFYGARCGAFAISDKSWSLVQRDSVQRAKDAALDECGKAGKSCRIIGAVCADGSGR